The genomic DNA ACGAACGGTGGTTTCTTGGGAGCTGCTTGCGCTTCTTTTTCCAGGAGCCAAGCCAACGCCAGTGAGCTAACGCTCAGCGAGCTTTGCGCGAGGAAATGACGTCGAGTTTGATGGTTCTCGAATTGCATTCTGACTTCTCTTGGTTTTAGTTGATGTAGAGGAACTCGTTGGAGCTAAACAGCATTTGGCACAAATTCGCCAACGCTTCCTGTTGAATGGCCTTCGCAACATCTCCTTTTTTCAGAGTGATGCGGCCTTCCAGCAACTTGACTTGTTCTCCAACGAAGGCTTGAGCCTCAACGACTTCTGAGCTTTCAGCATTCCGACCGTATGAAAGATTCCAAGCCTGCTGAATCTGCGACTCCAGATTGTCTGGGTGTTCCTTTTGAATCCGCTCCGCGAGCACTTTGGAATACTTCAAAGCAAATTCACTGTTCAGAAGCATTAGCGACTGAGGAGTCGCTGTCGAAGCTCGACGGACTTCACAGTTGGGTGACATCTGAGGCAAATCAAAGGCTTCCATAACTGAAAGTGGTCGGCTGCGACGTGATTGCACATAAACGCTACGGCGGTGTTCTTTCCCCCTTAAAGGGATCACTTTTCCAGGTCGACCGGCGTTTAAGTTTTCAATTCCCAACACCCAGCGACCGACCTTATCTGCCATCACAGGAACGGGTTCGCCATAGACATCTTCATTCAAGACGCCAGCAACAAACAGAATCGAGTCTCTGACTGTTTCGGCATCGATTCGACGTAGATTGGCGGCCCCGTACAGAAGATTTTCCGGGTCGGAGGCTGCCAGTTCTTGAGAGCGATGAGCAGCCTGCTGCCAGGTTGTCGAATTGAGAATCAAGCGGTGAAGATGTTTGACACTCCACCCCGAATTGATGAATTCCAAGGCGAGCCAGTCGAGCAATTCCGGATGCGTTGGCTTCGATCCAAGTTGGCCGAAATCGGTCGGCGTGGCAACCAGTCCCTGACCAAAGTGATGCATCCAGATTCGATTTACAATTACACGGGCTGTCAAAGGATGATTTGGATGCGTCAAACGTTTCGCAAGTGCAGTTCGACGACCAGTGGTGCTGAACTTTGGATCGTTCTCCGGGATCTCAGGAACGTCTGAAGTGAGTGAAACGACTGTCAGCCCACTTGGTAGCACTTTCTGTTTTGGCTGTTCATGATCGCCTCTAGCGAACAGGTAGCTGTCTGGAACCACGCCATTGAGTTCCATCGTTGCCCGGACGTAATTCTGCTTCGGTTTCTTCTTGCGAATTTCGTTCGCTTTGTTTGCCAGAGCTTTTAATTCGTCGGCAGCCTTCCTGTCGTACAGGTAGAGAGACCCCGCAGTCACATTGAGCGTGGGATGCTTTTTGATCAGATCTTTCTGTTCAGGTGTGCGTTTCTTCGCAGGGGTCGCGTGTGCGGCACGTCCCAACTCGTGAAGCTCTTCAGGAAGCTTCGCTAACTGTTTCTCAAAAGTCGCCTGGATGAACTCGTCCTGTTTTTTGGTTCGTTCTGCCAGGATCTTTTTAGCTTCCTTTTCAATTTCTGCAGCAAGTTTTCGATCTTCGTCAGTATAGAGAGAGACACGACGCTGCGCGGGTGTACGCCATTTCTTCCAATCGAGTGCGGGATCAAAGACCGCTCGTAATTGATAGTAATCGGCTTGCGGAATGGGATCGTAACGATGGTCATGGCATTGGGCACATCCGACAGTCATTCCCATTAAGGAAGAGGTCACAATTTTCAGTGTCTCGGCGATGACCTCATTGCGTGCGAGATTTTTATCGTCCACAGCTCCACCAGTTCCGTCGGGAGCCATCCGCAAAAATCCTGTAGCAGCTAATAACTCAGCATCCTCAGGAGTGAGGTTATTGATTTTTGACTTAATGAGTTCATCGCCGGCAAGCTGTTCGAGGATGAAGCGATCAAACGGTTTATCCTCGTTGAAGGACCGTATGACGTAGTCGCGATACCGCCACGCATCGGGCCGCACCTTGTCGGCAGTATTGTAACCTTCTGAGTCTGAATACCCTGCAACATCCAGCCAGTGTCGTCCCCAACGTTCTCCATAGTGCGGAGACGCCAGCCACTGATCAACCAGTTGCGAATAAGCATCGGGAGAGTCATTCTTGACGAACTTTTCGATCTCCTCAGGAGTGGGAGGCAACCCTGTCAAGTTAAACTTCAATCTTCGAATCAGAGTTTTCCGCTCGGCAGGTGTTGTGAACGAAAATCCTTCTGCTTCGAGTTGCTGCAGAATAAATGCGTCGATGGGATTAGTAACTAGCTCCGTTCCCTGCACCTTTGGAATTTCTGGAGTCTGAATCGGTTGATACGACCAGTGAGCGAGTTCTTCGGGAGTAATCAGTGGCCCTTCAAGGGTCTCTGGTTCTTCTCGTAGAGTGGGTGCGCCAGCGTCGATCCACTTGCGGATCGTTTCAATTTCTTCCGACGACAACTGATGCGATTCTTCCGGAGGCATCTCACCATCACGGACGCGCTGATAGAGATAGCTTTCCTCTCCTTTTCCTTTCACAAATGCGGGACCGGAATCTCCGCCTTCCAAAAGGAATCGCGATAACCGAACATCGAGCCCCCCCTCTTTGACACCCTCTTCACCATGACAGTGAAAGCAGGCTGCTTTGAGAATGGGACGAATATCTTTTTCAAATGAGACTGCTGGAGCCTGGTCCGCAACTGTGGCACGACCAATCAAAAGAACCAGCATGAATGCGGTGGATCGTAACATGGAGGGCAGTGGTGTAGGTGGGAAAATTATTAAACGGGGGGAATGAATTGTACCACGCCAAAGCAGGAATTGGTACATATTTCCTCATCGACTATAAAAAAACCTTCCGCAAGACTGATTTCAGTTTTACGATGAAAAGCTCTTGCGGAAGGTTCTGTTGTGCGATTTTGACGCCATTCACAAATTTTTGCTCCCGCGATTTCCATAAGAAGCATCAACAAGTGTAAAGAGGTGACTTTTGACCCGAATTCAAATTTTCGCACTCCTGCTTTGCTGCTCCTTCGGATCAACCTTTACACATGCGGGAGAGATTCAGGTCGATATCAATTTTCCTGGCGGCTCCGCGAAAGTCGAGTCAATTGATCAGGAAAAACGTGTCGTAACACTTTCTCCGACACCGCATCAGGGGAAAGGTTTCGTCTGCTGGTGGTACGCCAGAATCAGTGGGCTACAAACAGGTGAGACACTGACTCTCGACGTCGGCAACGCACCCTGGGCTACGCCTGACCAAGCAGTCTTCAGCCACAACAATGAATCATGGCAGCAAACGAAACCGGGCCTCCGTACCGGAAAAAGAATTCGATATGAGATCAAAGTCCCGGCTGCTGAAATCTGGGTTGCCTGGGGGGCCCCTTTTCTCCTGGAACATGCACAGAGGACTGTCGACCTTGCAGCGAAGCATTCCTTTGTTGAAGCGATTGAACTTTGCCAAACACGTGGCGGAAATTCGACCCCAGCGTTGGTGATTACCGAAGCTCCAGAGTCTCCGGAGCGTATTGGAATCTGGATTCAGGCGAGACAACATGCCTGGGAGTCCGGCTCCAGTTGGGTCTGCAATGGATTTGTGAAGTGGATCGTTTCTGATGCCCCAGCAGCTCAAGAACTTCGCAAGAAAGCACTCATCACGGTGGTTCCAATCATGGACGTCGACAATGTGCAGATCGGTGCCGGTGGGAAAAATCAAAAGCCACAAGACCATAATCGCGACTGGTCAGATGAACCGCACTGGAAAGCGGTTGCAACGGCTCAGGTTGCGATTCGAGATCAGGATCAGAATGGCAACTTCGATCTGTTTGTTGATCTGCATAACCCGGCAGCGGGCGACAAACATCCGTACTATTTCATTCCACCGAAAGACCAATTTCCACCGATCGGACGGCGAAACCTAAAAACGTTTCTTGAGAAATCAAAGGAACAAATCACAGGGCCGCTTTCATTCAAAGGAAGAGCGATTGAATCCGGCCCCAAATATGATCGTAACGCGTGGATGTACATCAGCAAGAACTGGGTTGCGACCCACACTCAAGATCATGTTGTCGCTGTGACTTTGGAGACGGCCTGGAACACTCCTGAGAGCACAGTCCCCAACTATGAGCAAGTCGGCCGGGAACTTGGCCTCACGATCAGTAAGTATTTCGAGCAGGATCGACGTTCCCAATAGTGGAGTGAGTCACAGAGACCGAACCTCGAACCGAGTTCCGGAATGGACGTCGCCTGAGGCTGTCGTTGCGAACGAAGCTGACGGGACAATGGTCCCGTGCTACTTGGTCTTGTGCTACGTTCGTGAAGAATGCGTCCCATCCGTAAAGTTGAAATCGTCTTGCTTGTCAGTTTAAGTGACGATGTTTAAGTGACAATGCTTGAGTGACTTCGCTCGATTGTCGGCTTACTGACAGGGGAGCGGTATTCCCACTCTACAGCGTGCCACGCAAAACCGAATGACTTACATCCACTCTCTAATTGGATCGCCTTCAATCAGACGGATAGGACGCCCGTCGGGAGCGTGAGCGATAAGGTCAGTCGGAAGCCCGAGCTTGGAATAGATTGTGGCAGCGATGTCCGCCGAGGTGTATTCATTGCGAATTGGCTTGCCACCTTCTTCATCGGTCGCACCGAGGACGGAACCTCCGGGGACGCCCGCACCGGCCATGATTGCAAATCCAGAACTGGCCCAGTGATCGCGACCACTTGCAGAGTTGATGTTGGGTGTTCTTCCGAAGTCTGTTAGCCAGACGACCAAAGTCGAATCAAGCATGCCACGGTCTTCAAGATCCTCTAATAGAGCAGGCAACCCCTGGTCGACAGGGGGAATTCGATTCGCCTTCAGAGATTTGAAATTATTCGCGTGAGTGTCCCAGCCTCCATCAGTCACTGTCACGAACCGAACTCCCGACTGAATCATCCTCCGTGCAAGCAGACAACTTTGACCGAATTTGTTTCGACCATACTTATCCCGTAGTTCGGGACTCTCTTCATCAATCTGAAACGCCTTCTTCGTTTCAGGAGCGGTTATCATGTTGATCGCTGCCTGATAGTGTTCGTCGATCGCTTCGAATGCCGCCGGTTGGTTTTCTGCATAAGCTTGCAGCGAATCAATTTTCGAAAGCATTCTTTGTCGACGGTTAATACGATTCGCGTCCACACCTTGAGGTGGTGTGATGTCTCTTACATCGAACTTCTTGGCGTTCGGATCAGCAAGAACTTCGAATGCGTTGTGTTCCAAACCGAGGATGCCCGCCATTCCGCCACCAAAACGCTGGTCGACGTTACTGCCAAGTTGCACAAACGGGGGCAACGCCGTTTTGAAGCCCTTCTGCCAACCCACGACCGAACCGAATGTTGGGTAAGCGACACCCGCATTAAATTTCCGGCCCGACATCACAAACTGATCGGCGTGCCCGTGAGAACCATTCTGAGGATTCCAGCTTCGCAACAAGGCAAAGCGATTCAACTCCTTCGCCATCGTTGGCACGATTTCAGTAAACTGCACTCCCGGGATCGCAGTATCGATCACACCGAACTCACCTCGCACGCTGACCGGGGCATTTGGCTTTGGATCGAACGTATCGTGATGGCTAGTTCCTCCGCGAGTCCAAATCAAAATACAATTTGTCTCTTTAGGAGAGAGTGAGGTCGCTGCAGTCGCTGCTTTGGTTGAGAGAAAATTTGGTAGAGACAACCCCAAACCAGCGAGGCTCCCAATCTGTAAAGCATGCCGGCGGGAGATGGATTCACAATTCTGATTGACAGTTGGCAAGAAACTCAACATGGGCAGGAGCTCCAATTTGCTTCAGGGAGGGCTGAGTAGAAGCAATAAATGTAGGAGGAGTAGGCAAGTCCGTGGAGACTCAAAATGTATGTACGCAAGTCTCACTAAATATCTTATGCCATCGGCAAGACCCACTGCAACAGATCAACAACCATTTGTCTGTAAGGATTGCACCGGTTGGGGTGGAGAGATTGCCGAGAGAGTTGATACGATCGGAACCTCATTCGTAAATACGTTTTACTGTCCCTTTCTCAATTCTTTATTTCTCATATCTACCGCGCGGGTTCTCCACATGAAATTTTCCACAACAACAGCCTCTTCCACTGAAGTAAAAGCCAACTGGCTTGTCGCCGGGATTTCCGAAAATGACGAATTCAGCCCCAGCTTACAACGTCTTGACGAAGCCTTGGATGGCAGCCTGTCACGGATGCGTGAACGGGAAGATCTCACCGGGAAAGCAGGCGAGGTGACAGTATTAGGAGACGCCCCGGGGCTCGCAGCAGATCGCCTGCTGATCGTCGGTCTCGGACCGGCGGACAAACAGTCGCTTCAAGAATTACGAAAAGCCTATTCCACAGCGATTCGTAAAATCGCCACTAAAGAAAAACAGAGCCTCGGACTTTGTGTGCCAGAGAGTATCGTTAGTGCCCTCGGAGCATCAGCCGCGCTCGAACTCCTCTCTGACACCGTCACTGTCAGCTGTTCAGGACAGGGACTGTATCAGGATGAGAAAAGCCGCTATCCGTTCGAAGAAGTTCTCATCACAGAGGTCGAAGAGAACCAGGAAAACAAAGCTGCGGTCCGACGAGGAGTGATACTCGGTGAGGCCGTCAACCTGACACGGGAGCTGGTCAATCGCCACCCCGACGACATCTACCCTGAATCTTTTGCCCAACGAGCTGCAGATGAAGCTGCTGACTTGGGGATTCGTGGTGAAATCTTTGATGAGGAGATGCTGAAAGACGAAAAGATGGGGGCGATGCTGGCTGTCGCTCAAGGAAGTGAACGCCCCCCACGCATGGTTGTTTTGAAGTACAATGGGGGCGGCGAAGAAGCTCCCACATTAGGGCTTGTCGGAAAAGGAGTGACCTTCGACAGTGGTGGGCTTTCTCTGAAAACGTCGGCGGGCATGATTACGATGAAATCGGACATGGCTGGAGCAGCGACCGTGCTGGGTGCTGTCCTCGCAATTGCGAAACTGAAGCTGCCGGTC from Thalassoglobus polymorphus includes the following:
- a CDS encoding PSD1 and planctomycete cytochrome C domain-containing protein, with the protein product MLRSTAFMLVLLIGRATVADQAPAVSFEKDIRPILKAACFHCHGEEGVKEGGLDVRLSRFLLEGGDSGPAFVKGKGEESYLYQRVRDGEMPPEESHQLSSEEIETIRKWIDAGAPTLREEPETLEGPLITPEELAHWSYQPIQTPEIPKVQGTELVTNPIDAFILQQLEAEGFSFTTPAERKTLIRRLKFNLTGLPPTPEEIEKFVKNDSPDAYSQLVDQWLASPHYGERWGRHWLDVAGYSDSEGYNTADKVRPDAWRYRDYVIRSFNEDKPFDRFILEQLAGDELIKSKINNLTPEDAELLAATGFLRMAPDGTGGAVDDKNLARNEVIAETLKIVTSSLMGMTVGCAQCHDHRYDPIPQADYYQLRAVFDPALDWKKWRTPAQRRVSLYTDEDRKLAAEIEKEAKKILAERTKKQDEFIQATFEKQLAKLPEELHELGRAAHATPAKKRTPEQKDLIKKHPTLNVTAGSLYLYDRKAADELKALANKANEIRKKKPKQNYVRATMELNGVVPDSYLFARGDHEQPKQKVLPSGLTVVSLTSDVPEIPENDPKFSTTGRRTALAKRLTHPNHPLTARVIVNRIWMHHFGQGLVATPTDFGQLGSKPTHPELLDWLALEFINSGWSVKHLHRLILNSTTWQQAAHRSQELAASDPENLLYGAANLRRIDAETVRDSILFVAGVLNEDVYGEPVPVMADKVGRWVLGIENLNAGRPGKVIPLRGKEHRRSVYVQSRRSRPLSVMEAFDLPQMSPNCEVRRASTATPQSLMLLNSEFALKYSKVLAERIQKEHPDNLESQIQQAWNLSYGRNAESSEVVEAQAFVGEQVKLLEGRITLKKGDVAKAIQQEALANLCQMLFSSNEFLYIN
- a CDS encoding M14-type cytosolic carboxypeptidase, with translation MTRIQIFALLLCCSFGSTFTHAGEIQVDINFPGGSAKVESIDQEKRVVTLSPTPHQGKGFVCWWYARISGLQTGETLTLDVGNAPWATPDQAVFSHNNESWQQTKPGLRTGKRIRYEIKVPAAEIWVAWGAPFLLEHAQRTVDLAAKHSFVEAIELCQTRGGNSTPALVITEAPESPERIGIWIQARQHAWESGSSWVCNGFVKWIVSDAPAAQELRKKALITVVPIMDVDNVQIGAGGKNQKPQDHNRDWSDEPHWKAVATAQVAIRDQDQNGNFDLFVDLHNPAAGDKHPYYFIPPKDQFPPIGRRNLKTFLEKSKEQITGPLSFKGRAIESGPKYDRNAWMYISKNWVATHTQDHVVAVTLETAWNTPESTVPNYEQVGRELGLTISKYFEQDRRSQ
- a CDS encoding DUF1501 domain-containing protein, with product MLSFLPTVNQNCESISRRHALQIGSLAGLGLSLPNFLSTKAATAATSLSPKETNCILIWTRGGTSHHDTFDPKPNAPVSVRGEFGVIDTAIPGVQFTEIVPTMAKELNRFALLRSWNPQNGSHGHADQFVMSGRKFNAGVAYPTFGSVVGWQKGFKTALPPFVQLGSNVDQRFGGGMAGILGLEHNAFEVLADPNAKKFDVRDITPPQGVDANRINRRQRMLSKIDSLQAYAENQPAAFEAIDEHYQAAINMITAPETKKAFQIDEESPELRDKYGRNKFGQSCLLARRMIQSGVRFVTVTDGGWDTHANNFKSLKANRIPPVDQGLPALLEDLEDRGMLDSTLVVWLTDFGRTPNINSASGRDHWASSGFAIMAGAGVPGGSVLGATDEEGGKPIRNEYTSADIAATIYSKLGLPTDLIAHAPDGRPIRLIEGDPIREWM
- a CDS encoding leucyl aminopeptidase, giving the protein MKFSTTTASSTEVKANWLVAGISENDEFSPSLQRLDEALDGSLSRMREREDLTGKAGEVTVLGDAPGLAADRLLIVGLGPADKQSLQELRKAYSTAIRKIATKEKQSLGLCVPESIVSALGASAALELLSDTVTVSCSGQGLYQDEKSRYPFEEVLITEVEENQENKAAVRRGVILGEAVNLTRELVNRHPDDIYPESFAQRAADEAADLGIRGEIFDEEMLKDEKMGAMLAVAQGSERPPRMVVLKYNGGGEEAPTLGLVGKGVTFDSGGLSLKTSAGMITMKSDMAGAATVLGAVLAIAKLKLPVNVVGYMGLVENMTGGAAYKLGSVLTARNGKSIEIHNTDAEGRLVLADALAFAVDDKVDKLVDLATLTGACVVALGNDIVGAFSNDQPWCDSVLKSAREQGEDIWQMPMYDYFAEQLKSEFADCKNIGSRWGGAITAAKFLEQFVGETPWVHLDIAGPSYVESSSAQRDAGGTGVMVRALVRLAEANS